One region of Parerythrobacter jejuensis genomic DNA includes:
- a CDS encoding acyl-CoA dehydrogenase family protein, protein MSDLETFRSETRAWLEANCPAEMREPVRDDGDVYWGGRNATFKSDAQKAWFEACRDKGYTVPAWPKEYGGAGLSPAEAKVLREVMASINARPPLSSFGIWMLGPALLHFGTEGQKQRFLNEIARGEIRWCQGYSEPGSGSDLVSLQTYGEDKGDHWVVNGQKVWTSYADKADWIFCLVRTDKNDKYRGITFMLFDMATAGASTKPILLISGNSPFCETFFDDVKVPKSYGEDVPAQVGEINRGWDVAKYLLGHEREMISGADGGNTGTIGGALSRNSVDMDPLLRAELAMFDVDALAYAAMGEKFLDEIKVGKAHPAQPNMMKYAGTELNKRRHELIMSAGGSTALEWDSEETEGGKPSRNWLRTKANSIEGGTSEVMLNVISKRILELPGG, encoded by the coding sequence ATGTCTGATCTGGAAACCTTCCGCAGCGAAACAAGAGCGTGGCTTGAGGCGAATTGCCCGGCCGAGATGCGCGAACCGGTACGCGATGACGGGGATGTCTATTGGGGTGGCCGCAACGCAACCTTCAAGAGCGACGCACAGAAGGCCTGGTTCGAAGCTTGCCGCGACAAAGGCTACACCGTTCCTGCCTGGCCGAAAGAATATGGCGGCGCCGGCCTGTCTCCGGCGGAGGCCAAGGTCCTGCGTGAGGTAATGGCGTCGATCAACGCACGCCCGCCGCTCTCCAGCTTTGGTATCTGGATGCTGGGCCCGGCGCTTCTGCATTTCGGCACCGAAGGCCAGAAGCAGCGTTTCCTCAATGAAATCGCCCGTGGCGAAATCCGCTGGTGCCAGGGCTATTCGGAACCTGGCAGCGGTTCGGATCTCGTTTCACTTCAAACCTATGGTGAAGACAAGGGTGATCACTGGGTCGTTAATGGCCAAAAGGTATGGACCTCTTACGCTGACAAGGCGGACTGGATTTTCTGTCTCGTCCGCACTGACAAGAATGACAAGTATCGCGGTATCACATTCATGCTGTTTGATATGGCAACCGCAGGAGCCTCGACGAAACCTATCCTGCTGATCAGCGGCAACAGCCCGTTCTGCGAGACCTTTTTCGATGATGTCAAAGTCCCGAAGAGCTACGGTGAAGATGTTCCTGCGCAAGTTGGCGAAATCAATCGCGGTTGGGACGTCGCCAAATATCTCTTGGGTCACGAGCGAGAGATGATTTCGGGTGCCGATGGCGGCAATACCGGCACGATTGGCGGCGCACTCAGCCGTAACTCGGTAGATATGGATCCTTTGCTGCGTGCCGAACTGGCCATGTTCGATGTCGATGCGCTGGCTTATGCCGCGATGGGTGAGAAATTCCTCGACGAGATCAAGGTCGGCAAGGCGCATCCGGCGCAACCGAACATGATGAAATATGCCGGTACCGAGCTCAACAAGCGCCGCCACGAATTGATCATGAGCGCCGGCGGTTCGACCGCGTTGGAATGGGACAGCGAAGAAACCGAAGGCGGCAAACCTTCGCGCAACTGGCTGCGGACCAAAGCGAATTCGATCGAAGGCGGCACTAGCGAAGTCATGCTGAACGTGATTTCCAAGCGCATTCTCGAGCTACCCGGCGGCTAA
- a CDS encoding SDR family NAD(P)-dependent oxidoreductase has protein sequence MRFSGKTVVITGAASGIGLESARLFAREGATVYASDINDAAGAELEASSEGVIRYQHCDVSSTDDIKALMDRAGSETGGIDVVFNNAGAGGAREKIHEIEPADWDRTMDLLLRAVAFGIRYAVPHMKGRPGASFVNVSSVAAVGPGYSPTAYAVAKAGVLHLTKMAAADLAQFGIRVNAIQPGFINTNIFTSSLEIPEEQKAMAKGVIAQMSSNAQPVKRGGQPADIAEACAYLASEAAGFVTGTSLIVDGGITIGPRESWDEDSPRMFDALEKMEEAAKQADS, from the coding sequence ATGCGATTCTCCGGCAAAACAGTTGTCATTACCGGTGCAGCTTCGGGAATAGGGCTTGAGAGTGCCAGACTGTTCGCCCGAGAGGGTGCGACGGTGTATGCCTCCGATATCAACGACGCAGCAGGGGCAGAGCTGGAGGCGTCCTCGGAAGGTGTAATCCGGTATCAGCATTGCGACGTTTCGAGCACAGACGATATCAAGGCGCTTATGGATCGGGCGGGGTCCGAAACCGGCGGGATAGACGTCGTATTCAACAATGCCGGTGCTGGTGGAGCACGTGAAAAGATCCACGAAATCGAGCCTGCCGATTGGGATCGCACGATGGATCTGTTGCTCCGCGCTGTCGCATTCGGGATCCGCTATGCGGTACCTCATATGAAGGGGCGCCCCGGCGCATCATTCGTCAATGTGTCCAGCGTTGCTGCTGTGGGTCCGGGATATTCGCCGACCGCTTATGCTGTCGCCAAGGCAGGCGTCTTGCACTTGACCAAGATGGCTGCCGCAGACCTGGCCCAATTCGGCATTCGCGTAAACGCGATCCAGCCCGGCTTCATCAACACCAATATCTTCACGTCATCGCTGGAGATTCCGGAAGAGCAAAAGGCAATGGCCAAGGGCGTCATCGCCCAGATGAGCTCCAACGCGCAGCCGGTCAAACGTGGCGGGCAACCAGCAGATATCGCAGAAGCCTGCGCCTATCTGGCCAGCGAGGCAGCTGGCTTCGTGACTGGCACCAGCCTGATTGTCGATGGCGGCATAACGATCGGCCCCCGCGAAAGCTGGGACGAGGACTCGCCACGTATGTTCGATGCCCTTGAAAAAATGGAAGAAGCGGCAAAGCAGGCCGATAGCTAG
- a CDS encoding MFS transporter codes for MGFVQGKIPQKLKFIHGSGAIAFGVKDLGFSFFLLPYYNLVLGVEAWLVGAALATALIVDAFIDPLIGHLSDRTYTRWGRRLPWLYIAPIPLAFMWTMLWSPPFVGVPSFWEIVALAVGVRLLLSACEVPSVSLVPEITDDYDERTTLFRYRFLSGWLGGMLMMVLAFTIFLPTPEAQLEADGYALMGMFGAGLMVLSVLGSATGQHKIVAKRPPRRPPPFSFGGAFSEIFDAFREKAFLIFAAGGLAAYVGQGMNFSITQYVNNYVWKFDELAFQLYPGMLAISVLIMFTIVGPLHRRFGKPASAAAGALVALIFYFTPYMLLLLGLWPEPGSAVSTYSVLLLLIFANTGSVVSIISATSMVAEIVEAFEERTGKRAEGTFYSGNWLVQKCATGVGILTTSLIIQSLGIEQGTPQDQVSQDVITQLTVFYLAAGAALALIAAFWLSRFPITREQHETRIAARAASGKATHDDPIEDALRADPDAHSITP; via the coding sequence ATGGGCTTCGTCCAGGGGAAGATTCCCCAGAAGCTGAAGTTCATTCACGGATCGGGTGCGATTGCATTCGGGGTGAAGGATCTGGGGTTCAGCTTCTTCTTGCTACCCTATTACAATCTGGTGTTGGGTGTAGAGGCGTGGCTGGTCGGGGCGGCCCTTGCAACTGCACTGATTGTCGATGCCTTCATCGATCCCCTGATCGGGCATCTGTCCGACCGGACTTACACCAGATGGGGTCGCCGCCTGCCGTGGCTCTACATCGCGCCAATCCCGCTGGCCTTCATGTGGACCATGCTATGGTCGCCGCCCTTCGTTGGCGTGCCGAGTTTTTGGGAGATCGTTGCACTGGCTGTGGGCGTCCGGTTGCTGCTGTCCGCTTGCGAAGTCCCATCGGTCAGCCTCGTGCCAGAAATCACGGATGACTATGACGAGCGTACAACGCTTTTCCGCTATCGGTTCCTATCGGGTTGGCTTGGAGGGATGCTGATGATGGTCCTGGCGTTCACCATCTTCCTGCCCACTCCCGAAGCGCAATTGGAAGCGGATGGTTACGCATTGATGGGCATGTTCGGTGCCGGCTTGATGGTTCTTTCCGTGCTTGGATCGGCAACCGGACAGCACAAGATCGTGGCCAAGCGTCCGCCGAGACGCCCCCCGCCCTTCTCCTTCGGCGGGGCATTCAGCGAAATCTTCGACGCATTCCGGGAGAAAGCATTCCTGATTTTCGCAGCGGGCGGTCTCGCCGCTTATGTCGGACAGGGAATGAACTTTTCCATCACCCAATACGTCAACAACTACGTCTGGAAATTCGATGAGCTGGCATTCCAGCTCTATCCGGGGATGTTGGCCATATCGGTCCTGATCATGTTCACCATTGTAGGTCCGCTGCACCGCAGGTTCGGGAAGCCTGCCTCAGCAGCTGCAGGCGCCTTAGTCGCTTTGATTTTCTATTTCACGCCCTACATGCTTTTACTGCTCGGCCTTTGGCCGGAACCGGGGTCAGCGGTTTCGACCTATTCGGTGCTGCTTCTACTGATCTTTGCAAACACCGGCTCGGTAGTCTCAATCATATCGGCCACGTCGATGGTGGCGGAAATCGTGGAGGCATTTGAGGAACGGACCGGCAAACGCGCTGAAGGCACGTTTTATTCTGGCAACTGGCTGGTGCAGAAATGTGCCACCGGTGTCGGCATCCTGACCACCAGCCTTATCATCCAGTCGCTCGGCATTGAGCAAGGTACTCCGCAGGATCAGGTTTCGCAGGATGTCATTACCCAATTGACTGTGTTTTACCTCGCCGCGGGAGCTGCGCTGGCGTTGATTGCTGCTTTCTGGCTCAGCCGGTTCCCCATCACGCGTGAGCAGCATGAGACCCGGATTGCCGCACGCGCAGCAAGCGGGAAAGCGACCCACGACGATCCAATCGAAGATGCGCTGCGCGCAGATCCGGATGCACATTCGATCACGCCCTGA
- a CDS encoding acyl-CoA dehydrogenase family protein, with product MDFEPTERQQYWRDRVKGFIDSDIRPAVDTYKAQDAEGDRWKVIQVVEDLKAKARGQGIWNLFMPPRNDGHHHVEESFEFEGPGLTNLEYALCAEEMGRIGFASEVFNCSAPDTGNMEVFHRYGTLAQKEEWLTPLMNGEVRSAFLMTEPNTASSDATNIETKMVRDGDHYVINGRKWWSSGLGDPRCKVAIVMGKTNTEAQRHAQQSQVLVPIDTPGVNIIRHLPVFGYDDAPHGHMEVELKDVRVPVENVLLGEGRGFEIAQGRLGPGRIHHCMRTIGVAEEALEKMCKRLQEREAFGKPIYKHSVWEERIARARIDIDMTRLLCLKAADMMDKVGNKSAKQEIAMIKVQAPNMALRIIDDAIQAHGGGGVSEDYGLASAYAHQRTLRLADGPDEVHARSIARMELGKHPPQAGPTANALRDGAGSAPDTSSISSGDMAVTR from the coding sequence ATGGATTTCGAACCTACCGAACGACAGCAATATTGGCGCGACCGGGTCAAAGGCTTCATCGATAGCGACATTCGCCCGGCGGTGGACACTTACAAGGCGCAGGATGCCGAAGGTGATCGCTGGAAGGTGATCCAGGTCGTTGAGGATTTGAAGGCGAAGGCGAGAGGCCAAGGCATCTGGAACCTGTTCATGCCTCCGCGCAATGACGGGCATCATCATGTCGAGGAAAGCTTCGAATTCGAAGGCCCCGGCCTGACCAACCTCGAATATGCACTGTGCGCCGAGGAAATGGGCCGGATCGGCTTCGCTTCCGAAGTCTTTAACTGCTCCGCGCCGGACACTGGCAATATGGAAGTGTTCCACCGCTACGGTACCCTCGCTCAGAAGGAAGAGTGGCTAACCCCGCTGATGAACGGCGAGGTCCGTTCGGCCTTCCTGATGACAGAGCCGAACACTGCATCATCCGATGCGACCAACATCGAAACCAAGATGGTTCGTGATGGCGATCATTATGTAATCAACGGCCGCAAGTGGTGGTCGTCCGGCCTTGGCGATCCGCGCTGCAAGGTCGCGATCGTGATGGGCAAGACCAATACCGAAGCGCAGCGCCACGCGCAGCAATCGCAGGTTCTGGTGCCGATCGACACGCCCGGCGTGAATATCATCCGGCACCTTCCGGTGTTCGGTTATGACGATGCGCCGCACGGGCACATGGAAGTGGAACTGAAAGACGTCCGCGTACCGGTTGAGAACGTGCTCCTCGGTGAAGGGCGCGGGTTCGAGATTGCCCAGGGCCGCCTAGGCCCAGGCCGCATCCACCACTGCATGCGCACCATCGGCGTGGCAGAAGAAGCGCTCGAAAAAATGTGCAAGCGGCTTCAGGAACGCGAAGCCTTCGGCAAGCCGATCTACAAGCACTCGGTATGGGAAGAACGCATCGCTCGCGCCCGTATCGATATCGACATGACCCGCCTGCTCTGCCTCAAGGCGGCAGACATGATGGACAAGGTCGGCAACAAGAGCGCCAAGCAGGAAATCGCCATGATCAAAGTACAGGCGCCCAATATGGCCCTGCGCATTATCGACGATGCGATCCAAGCTCATGGCGGCGGCGGCGTGTCCGAAGACTACGGTCTCGCGTCAGCCTATGCCCATCAGCGTACGTTGCGCCTGGCGGACGGTCCGGATGAGGTACACGCGCGCTCCATTGCCCGCATGGAACTTGGCAAGCACCCGCCGCAGG